One genomic window of Candidatus Nitrospira inopinata includes the following:
- a CDS encoding multiheme c-type cytochrome: protein MRSTKWVWRSLLGLAAFGGLTYLYYTEVKPVVIFGLRSDYAHAIPYQEVPQGLAGLKAESCGTCHPDIYNEWKTSIHAQAYDDPFFQAYWTKDKRIWVCLNCHTPLENQQPTLIKAIPRDRVERAVQEPNPRYDPDYQREGVTCAACHVREGVILGPYEDAKAPHPTKYDPMFRTTQLCQRCHSVVGGPAQFYNGGPCGTYTEFEDGYWSKERGYICQTCHMPEIERPVAVGGPVRTGRRHLWRGGHDPEMLKRAIDVKISAQPAEPKPGDAIRVTLTLINAGAGHKLPTGDPDRHFTVEFAVRDQAGRVLKDQSDTMGRWILWQPAIVELYDNRLMPLASRAYTFEYRLPREGEKQTLFITVRYHILTERQHHMLIDKYGLTAPDPYHFTLYEREVPLTGNLTASLAGLARTTHLACSGPEQG from the coding sequence ATGAGATCGACAAAATGGGTATGGAGAAGTCTCCTCGGGCTCGCCGCCTTCGGCGGCCTCACCTACCTCTATTACACCGAAGTGAAACCGGTCGTGATTTTTGGACTTCGGTCCGACTATGCCCACGCGATTCCTTATCAGGAGGTTCCCCAAGGCTTGGCCGGTTTGAAGGCCGAATCGTGCGGAACATGCCATCCCGATATCTACAACGAATGGAAAACCAGCATCCATGCCCAGGCCTACGATGATCCGTTCTTCCAAGCCTATTGGACTAAGGACAAACGAATTTGGGTCTGTTTGAACTGTCACACGCCGCTCGAAAACCAACAGCCGACGTTGATCAAGGCCATCCCGCGCGACCGGGTGGAACGGGCCGTGCAGGAACCGAATCCGCGCTACGATCCCGACTATCAGCGAGAAGGAGTGACCTGCGCGGCCTGCCATGTCCGTGAGGGGGTCATCCTAGGGCCTTACGAAGACGCCAAGGCCCCTCATCCGACGAAGTACGATCCGATGTTCCGCACCACGCAACTCTGTCAGCGATGCCACAGCGTCGTGGGAGGACCGGCGCAGTTTTACAATGGCGGGCCTTGCGGCACCTATACCGAGTTCGAGGACGGATATTGGAGCAAGGAGCGAGGCTATATCTGCCAGACCTGCCACATGCCGGAGATCGAGCGGCCGGTCGCGGTGGGAGGCCCCGTCCGAACGGGACGGCGGCACCTTTGGCGCGGGGGGCACGACCCAGAGATGCTCAAACGGGCGATCGACGTCAAGATCTCGGCGCAACCGGCCGAACCCAAACCGGGCGATGCGATTCGCGTCACACTCACCCTCATCAACGCCGGGGCCGGACACAAACTGCCGACCGGCGATCCCGATCGTCACTTTACGGTCGAGTTCGCGGTGCGCGATCAGGCCGGGAGGGTCTTGAAAGATCAGTCTGACACGATGGGGCGATGGATTCTCTGGCAGCCGGCCATCGTCGAACTCTACGACAATCGGCTCATGCCCTTGGCCAGCCGTGCATACACGTTCGAGTATCGATTGCCCAGAGAGGGCGAGAAACAGACCCTATTCATCACGGTGCGGTATCACATTTTGACGGAACGGCAACATCACATGCTGATCGACAAGTACGGCCTCACGGCGCCGGACCCCTATCACTTCACCCTGTATGAGCGAGAAGTCCCTCTGACCGGCAATCTCACTGCCTCCCTGGCCGGCTTGGCTCGGACAACTCACCTGGCCTGCTCGGGGCCTGAACAAGGTTGA
- a CDS encoding alcohol dehydrogenase, whose translation MTQMTAVQITEPGGPFKIVRRPVPEPRPNTVRVKVQACGVCHSDLFVKEGYWPGLHYPRVTGHEVAGVIDAVGAGVVAWEKGQRVGVGWHGGHCGHCTPCRRGDFLGCKNFIVTGFHEDGGYAEYLIARTEALAAIPDALTPTEAAPILCAGITTFNSLRHSGAKAGDLVAVQGVGGLGHLGVQFAGKMGFHTVAIGRGADKAELALKLGAERYVDAETTDPAKELASLGGAAVILATAPSGKAMSEMIDGLGVGGKLIVLGASADPMTMTPIQLISARRTIQGWPSGSARDSEDALNFCALTGIRPIVESFPLEQAPAAYDRMLSGKARFRAVLTMT comes from the coding sequence ATGACACAAATGACGGCCGTGCAAATCACCGAGCCTGGAGGTCCGTTCAAAATCGTGCGGCGTCCGGTGCCGGAACCCAGGCCCAACACCGTCCGCGTCAAAGTGCAAGCCTGCGGGGTTTGCCATAGCGACCTCTTCGTCAAAGAAGGCTATTGGCCGGGATTGCACTATCCGCGTGTCACGGGCCATGAGGTGGCGGGCGTGATCGACGCGGTGGGCGCCGGAGTGGTGGCCTGGGAAAAGGGCCAACGTGTCGGCGTCGGGTGGCACGGGGGACATTGCGGCCACTGCACACCGTGCCGTCGAGGTGATTTTCTCGGCTGCAAGAACTTCATCGTGACCGGCTTTCACGAAGATGGAGGGTATGCCGAGTATTTGATCGCGCGCACCGAGGCGTTGGCCGCAATCCCGGACGCGCTCACTCCCACCGAAGCCGCGCCGATTCTCTGCGCCGGGATCACCACGTTCAACAGTTTGCGTCACAGCGGAGCCAAGGCGGGCGATCTGGTCGCCGTCCAGGGAGTGGGAGGCTTGGGACATCTTGGCGTGCAGTTTGCCGGCAAGATGGGCTTCCACACGGTGGCCATCGGACGAGGGGCGGACAAGGCCGAACTCGCTTTGAAGCTGGGGGCCGAGCGCTACGTGGATGCCGAAACGACCGATCCGGCCAAGGAGCTGGCGAGTCTTGGCGGCGCCGCCGTGATTCTGGCGACGGCTCCAAGCGGCAAAGCCATGTCGGAGATGATCGACGGCTTGGGGGTCGGCGGCAAGTTGATCGTCCTCGGCGCATCGGCCGATCCCATGACCATGACCCCGATCCAACTGATCAGCGCTCGTCGGACAATTCAAGGATGGCCGTCGGGCAGCGCCCGTGATTCGGAGGATGCGCTTAATTTTTGCGCGTTGACCGGCATCCGTCCGATCGTCGAGTCGTTCCCGCTGGAACAGGCTCCGGCGGCCTACGATCGGATGCTGAGCGGAAAGGCCAGGTTTCGCGCGGTGCTGACCATGACATGA
- a CDS encoding HlyD family secretion protein, whose product MARLHLGNPLRSLVPGELDPEGISIDELTVSTKLQSWEDAQLPVKWRFSARLPFFLVLLFILTVMFVPWTQTVTVTGQISAYTPYERPQEIEAQITGRLKKWHVFEGDQVKQGDLILELDDTDPNFMSPDLLTFLEQRKQALEKTKTAALARVAQLDKRIGEMRNLLNAAVPSAEARVTEAESKVREARQRVEAAKIAAMTANLNLERHKQLAKRGLVSEREVELAIQTDIAGRADLEGAQANLQAAEQAMKSLGFGRDQVSAEMLQRLLDAEAARDASVLEAARVEDQLADVLLRLSNAEQRRYAGKITAPADGTVVKMAKVGVGETVRQGDTLILIAPTSFDRAVEMTADGLDAPLLNVGRKVKLLFYGIPAIPLPAWPELMAGTYDGVIKVVDQVDDGRGNYRFWVVPDPDDRPWPDQLHVRQGTKVMGWVILNRVPLWYELWRRFNLFPPDYEERSHTLLDTLLPKAWKVAK is encoded by the coding sequence GTGGCGCGTTTACACCTCGGAAATCCCCTCCGTTCCCTGGTTCCCGGAGAACTCGACCCGGAGGGGATCTCCATCGACGAACTGACCGTTTCGACCAAATTGCAATCCTGGGAGGATGCGCAGCTTCCGGTCAAATGGAGATTTTCCGCCCGCCTGCCGTTTTTTTTGGTTCTCTTGTTCATTCTTACCGTCATGTTCGTTCCTTGGACGCAGACGGTGACGGTCACCGGCCAAATCTCGGCCTATACGCCTTATGAGCGCCCCCAGGAAATCGAGGCCCAGATCACCGGCCGCCTCAAAAAATGGCACGTGTTCGAAGGGGACCAGGTCAAGCAGGGCGACCTAATCCTTGAGTTGGACGACACAGACCCCAACTTCATGTCGCCGGACCTGTTGACGTTTCTGGAACAGCGGAAGCAGGCGCTGGAGAAGACGAAAACGGCTGCCTTGGCGAGGGTCGCTCAACTCGACAAACGGATTGGAGAGATGCGGAACCTGCTGAACGCCGCCGTCCCTTCGGCCGAAGCGCGAGTGACCGAAGCGGAAAGCAAAGTGCGGGAGGCACGACAGAGGGTCGAAGCCGCCAAGATCGCCGCCATGACGGCGAACTTGAACCTGGAGCGGCACAAGCAACTGGCGAAGAGAGGCCTGGTGTCCGAGCGGGAGGTGGAACTGGCCATCCAGACCGATATCGCCGGTCGAGCCGATCTGGAAGGGGCCCAGGCGAATCTTCAGGCCGCGGAGCAGGCCATGAAATCGCTCGGCTTCGGCCGCGACCAAGTCAGCGCCGAAATGTTGCAGCGGCTGCTGGACGCGGAGGCGGCTCGTGACGCGTCGGTGTTGGAAGCGGCGAGGGTGGAGGATCAGCTTGCCGACGTCCTCTTGCGGCTTTCGAACGCCGAGCAACGTCGCTACGCCGGCAAAATCACGGCGCCGGCCGACGGGACCGTCGTCAAGATGGCCAAGGTCGGCGTGGGAGAAACCGTCCGGCAGGGCGATACCCTGATCCTCATTGCTCCCACCAGTTTTGACAGGGCCGTCGAGATGACCGCGGACGGGTTGGACGCGCCGCTGTTGAACGTGGGCCGCAAGGTCAAGCTCCTCTTTTATGGAATCCCCGCCATTCCCCTGCCGGCCTGGCCTGAATTGATGGCCGGCACCTACGACGGCGTGATCAAGGTGGTCGATCAAGTCGACGACGGCAGGGGCAACTATCGGTTTTGGGTCGTTCCCGATCCCGACGATCGTCCCTGGCCCGACCAATTGCATGTCCGGCAGGGAACGAAGGTGATGGGCTGGGTGATCTTGAACCGCGTGCCTCTGTGGTATGAACTCTGGCGCCGATTCAATCTCTTCCCTCCCGACTACGAGGAACGCTCGCACACGTTGCTTGACACCTTGTTGCCAAAGGCTTGGAAAGTGGCGAAATAA
- a CDS encoding ATP-binding cassette domain-containing protein, with amino-acid sequence MGQSHGAHGAAQPSLFHVLSLFARFLRHERRILILVVSYSLVIGLFALIVPLTVQELVNTFSFAIQPVMIATLAVIMVVVLIAVGAFRTLQYYAVEVLQRRLFVRTAFAMARKLSHVRVQEFHPRLSNYFVETVFMQRALATLLVDLVHVVIGGMIGMMILVFYHPYFLLFNGVLLLGSFVVFFGLSRGGLRTTVDMSHAKYDMLHWIQQLSQNLLHVKATDSDALVIQKTDEIATRYIECRRSRFAVLLRQFLASVGGQAVAHSGALALAGWLLTIDQLTIGQLVAVEVIVAGLLVNFDAVVKSMGQVYFFFTALVELDVFFSLPSDRRLQTPTMSVTLPDPKIHGIRVSCQDVSLSLGESPVLKNVDLNVAPGEKIAIYVGTTTARMSLAKMLAGLTMPTGGIVSYNDVDLRHLDPSVINRCRGFMIDSQLSLIDGTIADNIVWRRPYISYEDIRWALWLTKLQEEVATFPQGIDSDIGVLGEIPASTHVLRILLARAIVGRPQLLIFDGLIHDMQPSVRDTIIQRLCSKDEPWTVIFVSNDPDLTPYVDRCISLGETPGPGLLMS; translated from the coding sequence ATGGGACAATCGCATGGCGCGCATGGCGCCGCGCAGCCGAGCCTCTTTCATGTCCTGAGCCTGTTTGCCCGCTTTCTTCGGCATGAACGAAGAATTCTGATCCTCGTGGTCTCCTATTCGCTGGTGATCGGCTTGTTTGCGCTCATCGTGCCTCTGACGGTCCAGGAATTGGTCAATACCTTTTCCTTCGCGATCCAACCGGTGATGATCGCCACGCTGGCCGTCATCATGGTCGTCGTCTTGATCGCCGTCGGAGCCTTTCGGACGTTGCAATATTACGCCGTCGAAGTGTTGCAGCGCCGACTGTTCGTCAGGACGGCGTTTGCAATGGCGAGGAAGCTTTCGCACGTTCGCGTTCAAGAGTTTCACCCTCGGCTCTCGAACTATTTCGTGGAAACGGTGTTCATGCAGCGCGCCTTGGCGACGTTGCTGGTGGATCTGGTCCACGTGGTCATCGGCGGCATGATCGGCATGATGATTCTGGTGTTCTATCACCCGTACTTTCTGCTCTTTAACGGCGTCCTGCTGCTCGGCTCTTTCGTCGTTTTTTTCGGCCTCTCGCGCGGCGGGTTGCGGACGACCGTCGACATGTCGCACGCCAAGTACGACATGTTGCACTGGATCCAGCAGCTCTCTCAGAATCTGCTTCACGTCAAGGCGACGGACAGCGACGCCCTGGTGATTCAGAAAACCGACGAGATCGCGACACGCTACATCGAATGCCGCCGGTCTCGGTTCGCCGTGCTGCTGCGCCAATTTCTGGCTTCGGTGGGCGGCCAGGCGGTCGCGCACAGCGGCGCCTTGGCGTTGGCCGGGTGGCTCTTGACCATTGACCAATTGACCATCGGCCAATTGGTGGCGGTTGAGGTCATCGTCGCCGGTCTGCTGGTCAATTTCGACGCGGTCGTCAAGAGCATGGGGCAGGTGTATTTCTTTTTCACGGCCTTGGTCGAACTGGACGTCTTCTTCTCCCTCCCCAGCGATCGACGTCTACAGACCCCCACGATGTCGGTGACGCTGCCTGACCCCAAAATCCACGGCATTCGCGTGTCATGCCAAGACGTGAGCCTGAGCCTGGGCGAATCACCGGTGTTGAAGAACGTCGATCTGAACGTCGCTCCGGGCGAGAAGATCGCCATCTACGTCGGGACGACGACGGCGCGGATGTCTCTCGCAAAGATGCTGGCCGGATTGACCATGCCGACCGGCGGGATCGTTTCCTATAACGACGTGGATCTCAGGCATCTCGATCCAAGCGTCATCAACCGGTGCCGCGGCTTCATGATCGATTCGCAGCTCTCGCTGATCGACGGAACGATCGCGGACAATATTGTCTGGCGGCGCCCCTACATTTCCTATGAGGATATCCGGTGGGCGCTGTGGTTGACCAAGCTTCAGGAGGAGGTGGCGACGTTTCCTCAAGGCATCGATTCCGACATCGGCGTGCTCGGGGAAATTCCGGCCTCGACCCATGTCTTGCGCATCCTGCTCGCGCGTGCGATCGTCGGACGACCGCAATTGCTGATTTTTGACGGTTTGATTCACGATATGCAGCCCTCGGTGCGGGATACCATCATTCAACGACTGTGCTCCAAGGATGAGCCTTGGACCGTCATTTTCGTTTCGAACGATCCCGACTTGACTCCCTATGTCGATCGCTGTATCTCGCTTGGCGAGACGCCGGGTCCTGGGCTGTTGATGTCCTGA
- a CDS encoding TolC family protein, with protein MELERFISSSNPEKGTQTVGYNDTLFEARHPWGFRGSAGYRRAIGEARIPDLAFGENQQLILGGFLPLLRGLLVNPERAELQRSELAAPLAEIKIAQTRQDLFLAAAHQFWEWVAAVKMLEIEQQALTVAEERYQQMEERAKAGAIAPIDVVEAGQEVHRRREIAIAARRRLEQEQFRLSMFLWDNGSPSTPPLDRVPEFPAVGRVPTSEDALSHKLDAAKERPEVKELEVEAKINHIDLALAKNNLLPNLDLEAAPARAPEKFVLGLGYRFGVELRFPIFQRRGRGEVLQAQGQAERLVMAKAFRENQVAVDVDNALSAIERAKERIEEASQALRLAEIVEEGERYRFGLGASTVLFVNLRERNTVDAKKQVIVAKAEFHKAVALYQWAIGAWAKVPAE; from the coding sequence ATGGAGCTTGAGCGGTTCATTTCGAGCAGTAATCCGGAAAAGGGCACGCAAACGGTCGGGTATAACGACACCTTGTTTGAAGCCCGCCACCCATGGGGATTTCGGGGCAGCGCCGGATATCGCCGAGCGATCGGCGAGGCGCGGATTCCCGACTTGGCGTTCGGCGAGAATCAGCAGCTCATTTTGGGGGGATTTCTTCCCTTGCTCCGGGGCCTGTTGGTAAATCCCGAACGAGCCGAATTGCAACGGTCGGAGCTTGCGGCGCCCCTTGCGGAAATCAAGATCGCGCAGACCCGTCAGGATCTCTTCTTGGCGGCCGCTCATCAATTCTGGGAGTGGGTGGCGGCCGTCAAGATGCTGGAGATTGAACAACAAGCGTTGACCGTGGCGGAAGAGCGCTATCAACAGATGGAAGAACGGGCGAAAGCCGGCGCGATCGCTCCGATCGACGTCGTGGAGGCGGGGCAGGAAGTGCACCGTCGCCGCGAGATCGCCATCGCGGCCCGTCGGCGTCTTGAGCAAGAACAGTTCAGGCTGTCCATGTTTTTATGGGACAATGGTTCCCCGTCCACTCCGCCCCTTGATCGTGTGCCGGAATTCCCGGCGGTGGGGCGGGTTCCGACTTCCGAAGACGCGCTGTCGCACAAGCTCGATGCGGCGAAAGAACGACCGGAAGTGAAAGAGCTTGAAGTGGAAGCGAAGATCAATCACATCGACCTGGCACTGGCCAAGAACAATCTGTTGCCCAATCTGGACCTTGAGGCGGCGCCGGCGCGTGCTCCCGAGAAATTCGTGCTGGGGTTGGGATATCGATTCGGAGTCGAACTGCGGTTTCCGATTTTCCAACGGCGCGGGCGAGGCGAGGTGTTGCAGGCTCAGGGACAGGCGGAGCGGCTGGTGATGGCCAAGGCGTTTCGAGAGAATCAAGTGGCGGTCGATGTCGACAACGCCCTCTCGGCCATCGAGCGAGCCAAGGAGCGCATCGAGGAGGCCTCGCAGGCCCTTCGTTTGGCTGAGATCGTCGAGGAGGGGGAGCGGTATCGGTTTGGCCTCGGGGCGAGCACGGTGTTGTTTGTCAATCTTCGAGAACGGAATACGGTTGATGCCAAAAAACAGGTGATTGTGGCGAAGGCCGAGTTCCACAAAGCTGTGGCCCTCTATCAATGGGCGATCGGAGCTTGGGCCAAAGTGCCGGCAGAGTGA
- a CDS encoding bile acid:sodium symporter family protein, producing the protein MSTPHSAMTSRRVSFLALTQFIHHHLLWFLVAAYTLSALWPNGGLRIRNLTFGDIQLFNETFHVSLLMILLATLMFNAGLGVKPSHLRSLGQKTTVLLAGLAANLIIPMAYIFLVTVIMQLWYEPEEAQHILVGLALVAAMPIAGASTAWAQNSNGNLALSLGLVLASTVLSPILTPIALYVFGEMATEEYETVIHSLAAYGSGTFLGLWIVLPSLLGLAVRFLAPEARLTAILPFVKLVNSVVLLMLNYSNGSVSLPQVVADRDYDFLAVTLAITTGLCVTAFGSGYGLSRLFKVDEAERVSLMYGLGMNNNGTGLVLASLVLASYPQVMVPIILYNLIQHLVAGSVHEVMGRKLAGNRSSQ; encoded by the coding sequence ATGTCGACACCTCATTCGGCGATGACAAGCCGCCGCGTCAGCTTTCTTGCCTTGACCCAGTTCATCCATCATCATCTGTTGTGGTTTCTCGTCGCCGCTTACACGCTGTCGGCTCTCTGGCCGAACGGTGGCTTAAGGATTCGAAACCTGACGTTCGGTGATATCCAACTCTTCAACGAGACGTTTCACGTCTCCTTACTCATGATCCTCTTGGCAACCTTGATGTTCAATGCAGGATTGGGCGTCAAGCCATCCCATCTCAGATCGCTGGGGCAGAAAACAACAGTGTTACTGGCTGGGCTCGCCGCGAATCTCATCATTCCCATGGCCTACATCTTTTTGGTCACCGTGATTATGCAACTGTGGTATGAGCCGGAGGAGGCGCAACACATTCTGGTCGGGCTGGCCTTAGTCGCCGCCATGCCGATTGCCGGCGCCTCGACCGCCTGGGCACAGAACTCCAATGGTAATCTGGCCCTGAGTTTGGGATTGGTTCTCGCCTCAACCGTTTTGAGCCCCATCCTGACGCCTATTGCGCTGTATGTATTCGGGGAGATGGCTACGGAGGAATATGAGACGGTCATCCACAGTCTTGCGGCGTACGGCTCGGGAACATTTTTGGGACTTTGGATCGTGCTGCCCTCTTTGTTGGGCCTAGCCGTGCGCTTTCTTGCACCTGAAGCCCGACTGACGGCCATTCTTCCTTTTGTCAAACTGGTCAATTCCGTCGTGCTCCTCATGTTGAACTACTCAAACGGATCGGTCTCGCTCCCTCAAGTCGTTGCGGACCGAGATTACGATTTTCTAGCCGTGACGCTGGCCATCACGACGGGCCTGTGTGTCACAGCCTTTGGGTCCGGCTACGGGCTCAGTCGACTGTTTAAGGTCGATGAAGCCGAACGGGTTTCGCTGATGTACGGGTTGGGGATGAATAACAACGGAACCGGATTGGTGCTGGCCTCGCTCGTTCTTGCATCGTATCCACAAGTCATGGTTCCGATCATTTTGTACAACCTTATACAGCATCTGGTGGCTGGGAGTGTGCATGAAGTCATGGGGAGAAAATTGGCCGGCAATAGGTCTTCCCAATGA
- a CDS encoding L,D-transpeptidase produces MRSDLGTRTAGHASIARDGWFMTVLVLAALSPVVSYADAPKKLRGLCAVLHPSDDRIDWECRTLRGGESLERLFGERWVDVARFNRVDRRHAGLGVSIKVPKRVEDLAEFEPLPLVYPPAEGDAKFILIDLSEQFLGAYEYGALRFSLPITSGARADPDRTPTGEFRISAAHRRHQSSLYTIEGTERPYPMNYAFRFYINRAGVSYWIHGRDVPGYPASHGCIGLYDEPMQKEQYGVPRDPELNDAKRLFEWVLGNETQDDRLILLFQGPRMHIIGRPPGVSPLKLRHR; encoded by the coding sequence ATGAGGTCCGATCTTGGCACGAGGACGGCGGGCCATGCCTCCATCGCCCGAGACGGATGGTTTATGACCGTTCTCGTCCTGGCGGCACTTTCCCCCGTTGTGTCTTACGCGGACGCGCCCAAGAAACTTCGCGGCCTGTGCGCCGTCCTCCATCCGAGCGACGACCGGATCGACTGGGAATGCCGGACATTGCGCGGCGGCGAATCATTGGAACGGTTGTTCGGCGAACGGTGGGTGGACGTCGCTCGGTTCAACCGCGTAGATCGGCGCCATGCCGGTCTCGGTGTGTCCATCAAGGTGCCAAAGCGGGTTGAAGATCTAGCCGAATTTGAGCCGCTCCCTCTCGTGTATCCGCCGGCGGAAGGAGACGCCAAGTTCATTCTGATCGATCTCTCCGAGCAATTTCTCGGGGCGTATGAATATGGGGCGCTCCGGTTTTCGCTTCCCATCACGTCGGGGGCTCGAGCTGACCCCGATCGGACTCCCACCGGCGAGTTTCGCATCTCTGCTGCCCATCGTCGCCATCAGTCCAGCCTCTATACGATCGAAGGCACCGAGCGCCCCTATCCGATGAACTACGCGTTCCGGTTTTATATCAACCGTGCCGGCGTGTCGTACTGGATTCACGGGCGGGATGTGCCCGGCTATCCCGCCTCGCATGGCTGCATCGGCCTCTATGACGAGCCGATGCAAAAAGAACAGTACGGGGTTCCGCGCGATCCGGAATTAAACGACGCCAAACGGCTGTTCGAATGGGTGCTGGGCAACGAAACGCAGGATGATCGGCTGATCCTGCTCTTTCAAGGACCCCGCATGCACATCATCGGTCGGCCGCCAGGCGTGTCTCCATTGAAACTGAGACATCGCTAA
- a CDS encoding CBS domain-containing protein, giving the protein MRQTEFFLKACDPKTLTVGQLMQDAVTRCTPRTDAATIAHLMTHRNYGSLPVVDEEGTVVGIVTEYDLLQAMIDGRDLRKITAAEIMSTNPLTVTEDQTLAQVADLFQDRYVTRVPVVRNKKLVGILARRDLLFGYLRASQYWS; this is encoded by the coding sequence ATGCGACAGACGGAGTTTTTTCTCAAAGCCTGTGATCCCAAGACCTTGACCGTCGGACAGTTGATGCAGGACGCGGTGACGCGGTGTACGCCGCGCACCGACGCGGCGACGATCGCCCACCTGATGACCCATCGCAACTATGGAAGCCTTCCCGTCGTGGACGAGGAAGGCACGGTCGTCGGCATCGTGACCGAATATGATCTCTTGCAGGCGATGATCGACGGACGGGATCTGAGAAAGATCACGGCGGCCGAGATCATGTCGACGAACCCCCTGACGGTGACCGAGGATCAAACATTGGCCCAAGTGGCCGACCTGTTTCAGGACCGGTATGTCACCCGCGTGCCGGTCGTGCGGAACAAGAAGCTGGTGGGCATTCTGGCCCGTCGCGATCTGCTGTTCGGCTATCTGAGGGCGTCGCAATATTGGTCGTAG
- a CDS encoding CBS domain-containing protein encodes MPVRKNKAQGAKRQDFSSMTVEQVMETKVQSVHLRTKGDVIASLMIEGFGAVPVVDQRRRLVGIVSEHDLLAALDEGKELGTVAAGEVMTGNPYSIPAATNLATLVHVLRASDLVRVPVVDDKNRLIGIIARRDVLRVYLAAGPSAGKPKTRK; translated from the coding sequence ATGCCGGTCCGGAAGAACAAGGCGCAAGGCGCCAAGCGACAAGATTTCTCCTCGATGACCGTCGAGCAAGTGATGGAGACAAAAGTGCAGTCCGTGCATCTGCGCACGAAAGGCGACGTGATCGCCTCGCTGATGATCGAGGGGTTTGGTGCGGTTCCCGTCGTCGATCAACGAAGAAGGCTGGTTGGAATCGTCAGCGAACATGATCTGTTGGCGGCCCTTGATGAGGGGAAGGAACTCGGGACCGTGGCGGCGGGAGAGGTGATGACGGGTAATCCCTACTCTATCCCTGCGGCGACCAACCTGGCCACGCTCGTCCACGTGTTGCGGGCGAGCGATTTGGTCCGCGTGCCGGTCGTCGACGACAAGAATCGGTTGATCGGCATCATTGCGCGCCGCGACGTCCTGCGCGTCTATCTGGCGGCAGGCCCGTCGGCGGGAAAGCCCAAGACGAGAAAGTGA
- a CDS encoding universal stress protein: MKILCAVDGSEFSQWAIDAIGVLGRSALSSVTVLHVMDTRHLKPVGAPHTATYRGAKAALEKSGEEILRRSVTRLEVALSQSSLRPRTTVRSLLLHGSPAATIVQRAAQERMDLIVLGTRGASDIKGFLLGSVARKVTSLADCAVLAVKRPIKAVDRILLAVDESKYSRRAAKFLRSGILPDTAHVIIFTAAVSPVTDLAARHLTEQQIKSLNQPVFERATDLVARMREDFLKEGFTVTTEVQFNHVTDAIIRMVTFNQIDLLTLGSRGLSTQERLQLGSVSETALKYAPCSVLIVRGLRV, from the coding sequence ATGAAAATCCTCTGCGCCGTGGACGGATCGGAGTTTTCGCAGTGGGCCATTGACGCAATCGGGGTCTTGGGACGAAGCGCCCTTTCATCCGTCACGGTGCTGCACGTCATGGACACCCGGCATCTGAAGCCGGTCGGCGCCCCCCACACGGCAACCTATCGGGGCGCCAAAGCGGCCTTGGAGAAGTCCGGGGAAGAGATCCTCCGCCGCTCCGTTACTCGACTGGAAGTGGCGCTCAGTCAATCATCCCTGCGTCCCCGCACGACGGTGCGCTCCCTGTTGCTCCACGGCTCTCCCGCCGCCACGATCGTCCAGCGAGCCGCCCAAGAGCGGATGGACCTCATCGTCCTTGGCACGCGCGGCGCGAGCGATATCAAAGGCTTTCTCCTCGGCAGCGTGGCGCGCAAGGTCACTTCGCTGGCCGACTGCGCGGTCCTCGCCGTCAAGCGACCGATCAAGGCGGTCGATCGGATTCTTCTGGCCGTGGACGAATCAAAATATTCCCGACGGGCGGCGAAATTTCTCCGCTCCGGCATCCTTCCCGACACCGCGCACGTCATCATCTTTACCGCGGCCGTCTCCCCGGTCACCGACCTGGCCGCCCGCCATCTCACCGAGCAGCAGATCAAATCGCTCAATCAACCGGTGTTCGAACGGGCGACGGATCTCGTGGCCAGGATGCGGGAGGATTTCCTGAAAGAAGGATTCACCGTGACGACGGAAGTGCAGTTCAACCATGTCACCGACGCCATCATCCGGATGGTGACGTTCAATCAGATTGATCTCTTGACCCTCGGCTCACGGGGATTGTCCACCCAGGAGCGACTCCAACTGGGGAGCGTCTCCGAAACGGCGCTGAAGTACGCGCCCTGCTCGGTATTGATCGTTCGAGGCCTGCGTGTCTGA